The following coding sequences lie in one Zingiber officinale cultivar Zhangliang chromosome 2B, Zo_v1.1, whole genome shotgun sequence genomic window:
- the LOC122049376 gene encoding transcription factor MYB93-like produces MGRSPCCDENGLKKGPWTPEEDQKLIHYIKKHGHGSWRALPKLAGLNRCGKSCRLRWTNYLRPDIKRGKFSLEEEETILSLHAILGNKWSAIASHLPGRTDNEIKNFWNTHLKKKLIQMGFDPMTHRPRTDFFSTLPQLIALANLRELILDGRLQAEAVQTMANGAAAAAADLEAMNMLGSQMMPSSFPPTMPCAVLDNHPPPANQENRECYSMAGFGQEEPPHPLLLPPPPTEVSVVNHGDDRIISSYNIWPELLLDNQFMAEFA; encoded by the exons ATGGGGAGATCGCCCTGCTGCGACGAGAATGGCCTCAAGAAAGGGCCGTGGACTCCTGAGGAGGACCAAAAGCTTATCCACTACATCAAGAAGCATGGCCATGGAAGCTGGAGAGCCCTCCCCAAACTCGCCG GGCTCAATCGTTGTGGCAAGAGCTGCAGGCTGAGATGGACGAATTACTTGAGGCCGGACATTAAGAGAGGCAAATTCTCGCTGGAGGAAGAGGAAACCATCCTCAGCCTGCACGCGATCTTAGGGAACAA GTGGTCTGCAATCGCCTCGCACCTCCCTGGACGGACCGACAACGAGATCAAGAACTTCTGGAACACCCACCTGAAGAAGAAGCTCATCCAGATGGGTTTCGACCCCATGACTCACCGCCCGAGGACCGACTTCTTCTCCACCCTCCCGCAGCTCATCGCCCTCGCCAACCTTCGCGAGCTGATCCTCGACGGTCGCCTGCAGGCAGAGGCAGTCCAGACCATGGCGAATggagccgccgccgccgccgccgacttGGAGGCCATGAACATGCTTGGCTCTCAGATGATGCCGTCGTCCTTCCCTCCGACGATGCCTTGCGCCGTCCTTGATAACCATCCGCCGCCTGCGAACCAGGAGAACAGAGAGTGCTATTCCATGGCAGGATTTGGCCAGGAAGAACCGCCTCatccacttcttcttcctcctccaccgactGAAGTCTCCGTTGTCAACCATGGCGATGATCGTATCATTTCTAGCTACAATATCTGGCCTGAGCTCTTGCTTGATAACCAATTCATGGCTGAATTCGCCTGA